The following is a genomic window from Platichthys flesus chromosome 13, fPlaFle2.1, whole genome shotgun sequence.
GTTACGTCGAGGTGACACGCTCAAATCACCTCACACAGAGGGGGATGAAGGGAGGGtgggtggtggtgtggggggggggggggggggggggcacatatCGCTCTGGGGCATGGACCATCTCTACATCACAAGAGGAGCTTCAGGATAAGATTTCCTCTATAAGCTGCATTTGAAGAGTCAAGGTCATCttaacacaccacacacaataATTCAACCCCTTGGTTTTGATAAATGGTCAAAAGTCATTTGGTAGCAACAAGCTCACACAGACAAGAGACCTGGTTGTGAAGTAGCTGCTTGAATGTGATTGGCTGGGTGTTAAAAGTTCAGAGTTCTGCAAAGGTAAAGATAAGTTATGATTAAATATTGACTTTGTCAAGAAGAGGTTTGTGTCGGATTACAGACCGCAGTGTACGCAGTAATAAATCAGATAACTATTTGGATATATTATCAGAATTGCCTGTTTATCTGGCTATAACAATATATTCTGTTGTATAAACtgataacatttttttatgtgaaaaGTCAGTaggaaatattatttttgattaCCTTGAGTTTTGAGAGAGGtctttatgtttgtgtataaGACATAATTCGATTgtgcaaataaataatcaataaatcaaaataacagTGCACCTCTTTTGATCTATACCAGAAAAGCTCATGTTTGTAaaatggaaagatagatagatagatagatagatagatagatagatagatagatagatagatagatagatagatagatagatagatagagagatatatAGATGTAAATTAAGTTTTAGTGCCTGTGAAGAAGTTGCAGTACCGATAGTGACCGATGGGAGGCGGCTGTGAGGGAGAGCGAGTACCAGGCATTGGTAGAAAACCAGTCTTGTTCCCTCTTTGCTCATAATGATCAgtgataataattaataattaataataatagtgtagaaaaacagaaaacaacgcAACTTCATTTTCAGCTTCGTGATTGAAGGTCACGTGGCTCATCAAGGCGTGAGGCGCCGTCGCTTAGCAACCCACGGGGTCCAAACAAGCTCGCGCAGCGGCCCCAGAGGAGACGTGACACATTAGCACATCTGTTTATATTAGcttattattgttgtttacaGTACGACACACAACTCGATCTGTCTGTGTGGATACATCTGTCGAATTGACGAGACAAACCAATGGCAGCCAAGAAGAAAGAAGCGAGTCTGCAGGTTAAACAGCCCACGACGATGAGCACAGTTTCCTTCTTCCTGTGAAGTTTTAAGATGCTTTCAGTAACTtgtatttgtgttatcttgTCCAGGCGTGTGTCACAACCCAGGAGCAGTGGGAGGAGATGCTCGCCACCAAAGGTTTAACAGGTAGGCTCCTCAGAAGTAATGAAGAGATGTTCTTATGTCCTATTTGACCTGAACGCATCCCTGCAAACAGCTGATAATAAACTGTGTGTAATTTACTGTGTGCTGCTGCCCCCCTGTGTTCGCTGAGATAACTGCAGACTGAATTCAGTGAATTGCAGTCACTTTGATACGATGTAAAGACTGTTTGAACTTGTTGTGCAAGATGTGATGATGACTGGATagaaaaatcaatcaattaaccaatcaatcaatcaatcaatgattATTCTCCCATCTCCTGTGTTCTTCTTCTAGTTGTGGATGTGAACCAGCAGTGGTGTGGTCCCTGTCGAGCTGTGGTCAGTCTGCTGCGAAAGATAAAGAACGAACTGGCTGATGATCTGCTGCATTTTGCCACAGTATGAAAAATAcatgttcttttttaaatttaagaatttaaaaaatgattttgtgtGGAAGAATCCCTGAacttgagtgtttgtgtgtgtgtgtgtgttgtgtggtgcagGCCGAGGCAGACAGCATCGATGCTTTGGAGAGGTATCGGGGGAAATGTGAGCCCACCTTCCTCTTCTatggggtgagtgtgtgtgtgtgtgtgcacatgttgtATATACATGTTTTTACACTATATGTGTCTTTAGGTTGAGCCATCAGGTGTTCGTCCTTTACATACATATTCTTCTATAAAATGTGCTTCTCTAGTTATTTAAGTAAGATGTTGCCATTACAGCTCATGATGaacattgtattttgttttctgaatcGGGCACCAATACAATACTTAGTTTCTCCCCCTATATGGGAGACGTGGGCACTGGAGAGGAAAATGAGACCCAGAGGAACAAGGGAGTTGGGAGGAAATTAGATGTAAATTGTGTAGTAAGAGTATGTCACTGGTATCTGATTTATACAGAAAAGTTACACCAGAAACTGTGATGCTGCGTTATGAATAGATATATCCAGATCTCTGTCTTTACGtatgtggttattttttttattttattctgactCCCCATTACTCAGGCTCTGACGATGTAGGCCAGGAAACAGAGCCACCTACAGTTGTAACCTCTCTGGTGCTGATGCAATATTCTGCACACTATTTCCTGTTTATTGATAAATCTCTGTTATCAGTGTTATCCTGATTCCTGACTCATCGTTTTTTGGGTCCTTCCTCTGTCTAATGCAAAGGGAGGGGAGCTGGTGGCTGTGCTGCGAGGGGCCAACGCTCCTCTGCTCCAGAAGATGATTGTAGAGGAACTGGCCAAGGAGAAGTTGGTCCTGGAGCAAGGTGGTGAACGCAAAGtggtgagcacacacacacacacacacacacacacacatgttatcCACTCACACATATGTGTTTATAGACAGCCATTTCCAGCAAGTGTTTTTCTGATGTGTATCTCTCAGGTTAAGGATGACGGTCTATTGTCGTATGAGAAtccagaagaggaggaggccccTCAGCCCTCAGGAAATGTAGAAAGCATGACTGGTATTGTGGAAACAGTATAATCATGTCGTTGGTCATTTTGTAAATGTCAttagtgttgttattgttggtTATGTTATGACTATCATTTACTGGCATCCCGGTGAACCATTTTCAATGATATCCGCCTCACTGACCATCTTTCAAactgctctctgctcctccagttCCTGCCAGTAAATCCTACACAGTCGCCATCATCAAACCAGATGCTGTTGCTCACGGCAAGGCAAACGAGATCATAATGAAGGTACACAGAGACCGACACTGCTCACATTCTGGGAAGACAAGCTTGTTGTCTCCAGCCGTCCTGCTGATATGATTTCATCAGGCTCTGACGTGATTCCCCTGGTTAGATTCAAGACGCTGGGTTTGAGATCCTGGCCCACGAGGAGCGCACGCTGACTGAGGATGAGGCTCGAGACTTCTACcgacacaaagcagcagaggtaATCATACAGGGAACTTAAAGAAACCAGAACATATAGGGCAAAAATTGAAAAAAGGTTCATATGATAATGGTGAGacatctaataataataataaatttgATTTCATGACATCTTTCTAGACACCCACCTTACAATATATCATAAATAAGCACTTGAATCATTACATCATACATCAGAAGTGAGTAAAACTAACACGTAAAAgctaaatcaaatataatatatacaatttatGCAGAGACTGATGACCTGGTCAGACCAATgaattcattgtgtgtgtgtgtgtgtgtgaagttcaTCTGGGTCAATATCCCAATGGGAGAGTTTTGCACAACGGAAAAACCATTTCAATTAGTTTGCAATACGTCACACTTCCATCGGGATCTCTGCACAACACAACTGCTGAATaggcagtttttattttatgcttATCACACGGTTTGTGATGAGACTACATGATCCAGAAAAATGTCATGTTCATGAAATGATAGAATGAATATGTGGCTTGAACTGTCAAATATTTGTTGTGTCTTTTACAAAATCCTAAATTTTCTCTCCTCATAAAGAACAGCGTGTGAGAATGTTTACTGAATCACCTGCATGTCTGTACTCTGAAACATGGGCCGACTGGAGTTGTGTTCGTGACATTAACGTGTTGTTTCCGTTTGTCCTCGTCtctgcgtgtgcctgtgtgtgtgtgtttctgatgccGGCTCTCAGGATTGCTTTCAGGACTTGGTGCAGTTTATGTCCAGCGGTCCCTCCCACGTTCTGGTGCTGTCTCAGGTCGAGGGCTCTGCCGGTGTTGTGCCGGCGTGGCGTGAGTTCATCGGCCCAGCAGACATCGAGGAAGCCAGGAGGGAGAAGCCACAAAGGTTAGTTGCCGGAAATTACACATACGTTCCTTTTAGAAGAAAAGTTGAGTCGAGAAAAACATCAACTTCATTACACCGTGTAATGCAGCGTGAAGAAAATTGTCATTGCtacaacaaatatttgtttgtaaagACACTTATTCATGCACCATTGACTGCAGCAGTGTGAAACAATCTCCATCTAAAGTGTGGGAAAGAGAATGAGCTGCACATTCTCTCAGCCGCTCCGTCAGACACGCCCACACAGAATGCTCCTCTCTGGTCGAGCACCAGCAGAGCAAccatctgctctgctctcctctctcccccctggCGTCCTGCAGCTTGCGGGCACAATACTGCACACAGCCACCGTTCAATGCAGTGCACGGCAGCGAGGACAGCGACCAGGCCAGCAGGGAGCTCGCCTTCTTCTTCCCCAACTTCAGGACGGCCTCGACAGCGGAGCAGCAGGATGGGGAGGAAGAGCGTGTGGAGAGGACGCTGGCCCTTATCCGGCCTGACGCTGCCAGGGAGAACAGAGGTGGGGCCCGTGCCAAACgcacaagcaaaaaaaacacaccgtgcagacacacacaaaaggcgGATCATGTCAGCGTAGTGGGGCCGCACCCTGATTCGTTCATTACTGTAAATGACATGGTTGGTATCTGTGGTTCTGCAGGAGACGTCCTGGCCCAAATCCACAAGTCAGGTTTCTCTGTGGCTCTTCAGAGAGAGGTGATGTTGACAGAGGAGCAGGTCAGACAGTTTTACCTCCAACATGTTGAGGAGGACTACTTTCCGGCCCTGCTGAGAAGCATGACCAGGTACTTAAcacatccatccgtccattctTGGTGGGTTGTGGGGGGagatggagccaatcccagttgaccTTTGGCGAGAGGCGGGGCACACTCTGGACAGccatagagacaaacaactattCATGCTCaaattcacacctacagtcaattcAGTGTCTCAAACTTATCCCACCCCGATCTACAtgtttttggactgtgggaggaagactCGCGTAAACATGCAAAGTCTGCACAGAAAGAGGAATTCGCAGTTTGCTTCTGCAAAGGTTTATTTAACATGTGAGGTTGTATTTGCAGTGGACCGGTGCTAGCTATGGCTCTAGCCAGAACAAGGGCTGTCGAACACTGGAGGAGCATCCTTGGTCCGGCTGACGTTAATAAagccaaagaggagagtcctgACTGGTGAGTGGTGGAACCCTGTCAGATTAGTTTACACAAATCTATATTTAAAGACTAACTAAACCCTTAAACATCCCCTTTCAGTTGAACTAATGGATACAGGTATTTTTACACTGTTGCGGATTGATTCAAGTCCAAATCATGACATTTAAGTGCATCTATCCATCGTAATGACTGCCCTCTAGtgtttaaagagagaaaaggccTCATCCCATTTGCACATTCAACAATCACACAGTAGGAAACCATCTAGACAGCACTGTATTTTCCAAACAGTAGTTCAGGCCCCGatgctggttttattttttcttgctCCACCTCCGAAGCACCAAGTTCCCTCTAGTCTCTTGGGGTTTAACttgaaaatattaaaagctCAATAATACCTGTAATTCTGGCTTCTGTGTGCCTCACCACTCAGTCTAAGGGCCCAGTTCGCTGTGGAGAATGAAACCATCAACCAGCTGCATGGCAGTAGAAGCCAAGAAGAGGCAGAGCGGGAGATCGACTTCTTCTTCCCCAAGCAGAGGACACTGGCAGTTATCAAACCAGACGCCATGAAGGAGCACAAAGGTTCTGTCTGGTCATTTAGAACAATTCAGAAGTGTTCaaatatatttggttttaaCAGATGCACAGATGATGATATCATTCAGTAACATTTCTTCGGTTCCCTCTACCAGAGAAGATCCTGGAGGAGATCCATGCCAGTGGCTTCTCTGTGACGCAGCTGAAGGAGACGGTGCTGTCCAGGGAAGTGGCCGAGGAGTTTTACAAAGAGCACAGGGAGAAGCCTTTCTTCGGCCAGCTGGTGGAGTTCATGTGCCGGTCAGTTTCACCTGTCGTTTAGTTTGACCACTATTCTCAGCAGCAGGCCGAAGGGGCCGAAGCAGGCCGAGCCCCATCCTTTGGGCAGCTGCAAGTTTTGTCACTCTTTTTTAACAGTCATCCTAGCAGCTCCGAATCAAGGCGGCCTCGGGCAACTGGCGAGAGAGTCCATCTCAATTTCATTCTTAGTTCTACAGCACATCTAGATTTTAGATGACTCTTCCGCTCCGATGGGCCCCTACACTTGGAGGTTACACAACTGCTCGGACACGATGGGAAGAGAGAAGGACGCAGCTGGGCACTTCAGCTGGGAAAACTACCTTTACCATTAGGATTTTTCAATGTAAGCTCAGGTTTAGCCTtaatggatggagagagacgCACACCAGGGACACTCTGCAGTTAGTGGTTATACATTGAGCTGTGTGGCCTTGACTGCTTGTGGTAACACTTACAATGCAGTTAAAGCATCTCCCAGAAAGCACAGATTTCTTCATTATCGGATCAGTTCTCATCAGTTCTCATCTACTTTAGTTTAGAGGTTGAAACTCTGgaaggttaaaataaaaaaggccgTTTGAGAGGGTCGTCTGGTGTAGTGTGGATCAGATTAGCTATGATATGGTTTCAACAGCATTTAATctaatacatttaatttgaagCAGACCATTGAAGTTGAGCTATAATGGCCTCCACCAATGACCAATAGAAACCACCTTAAATGATTAAATAGTTATTATTTCATATAGATCCACGAATTCTTATCTgagaaatacaagaaaatattaaaaaacaccacatatcacaatgttaaagacagtaaaaaaaaaaaatatccttctaccaagtttcgTAAAAAAAACGTAACGAAAACATAACATCTTAGGCAGAGGTAAACAAAGTGATGCTGTAATAAGAATTATTTTTAACAGAGGCTCCCGGgatatttgcacattttaagTAAATTCAGCTCAGTTTTGACCCAGATTTGCAGACTGCAAAATTTAAACAGACAGAATAACAAAGTTGACAGCTGCATCCCAGCTTCACTGTTTAAAAGATGTCAATTGTATTAGTGGTGAAAGGTGAATGTTCATCTCCCAAATCCATCAGCAGCCATTGGTCATATAACAAGTAACTCATAATCCAACAAGCTATATCAGTACAGTTCTCTGTATGTCAGGCTTTACCCAGGACCCAACATTCTGTCTGTGACATGTATATGAGCATCCTGTCCTTGTTTGTTTCAGGGGGCCCTGCATGATGCTTCTCCTGACTAAGGAAAATGCAGTTGAGGAGTGGAGGGCCATGATGGGCCCCACCGACCCTGACCAGGCTAAGGAGACTTCCCCGAATTCTCTGAGGGCCCGCTTCGCCTGCGACATCCTCCACAACTCAGTCCACGGCGCCTCGAACGAGCAGCACGCAGCGGAGAAGATCCGTTTCATCTTCGGGGAAATCTGCACAGAGGCAGAGGCCAACAGTGGTGAAGGACAGATTGACGGGATAATTTCAGGTAATGATCCGATGCATGAGACACGAGTCATTTCCATCAGatttcagataaaaaacaattttgttCAGATATTTTTTACAGCTTGGTTGTTGCTTCTGCTAGAAATAACAGCCAAATTTAGACATATTGTTTctggttgaaatgaaaaaatccATTTTTAAAAGAATCTGCTTGAAATAACGAGTTGTTTCTTTCAGCCGAACAGGAAGACGGttctgcagatgaaaacacaggaaTGTTACAATCTCAGTGAAGAAACGTCTGATA
Proteins encoded in this region:
- the nme9 gene encoding thioredoxin domain-containing protein 6; amino-acid sequence: MAAKKKEASLQACVTTQEQWEEMLATKGLTVVDVNQQWCGPCRAVVSLLRKIKNELADDLLHFATAEADSIDALERYRGKCEPTFLFYGGGELVAVLRGANAPLLQKMIVEELAKEKLVLEQGGERKVVKDDGLLSYENPEEEEAPQPSGNVESMTVPASKSYTVAIIKPDAVAHGKANEIIMKIQDAGFEILAHEERTLTEDEARDFYRHKAAEDCFQDLVQFMSSGPSHVLVLSQVEGSAGVVPAWREFIGPADIEEARREKPQSLRAQYCTQPPFNAVHGSEDSDQASRELAFFFPNFRTASTAEQQDGEEERVERTLALIRPDAARENRGDVLAQIHKSGFSVALQREVMLTEEQVRQFYLQHVEEDYFPALLRSMTSGPVLAMALARTRAVEHWRSILGPADVNKAKEESPDCLRAQFAVENETINQLHGSRSQEEAEREIDFFFPKQRTLAVIKPDAMKEHKEKILEEIHASGFSVTQLKETVLSREVAEEFYKEHREKPFFGQLVEFMCRGPCMMLLLTKENAVEEWRAMMGPTDPDQAKETSPNSLRARFACDILHNSVHGASNEQHAAEKIRFIFGEICTEAEANSGEGQIDGIISAEQEDGSADENTGMLQSQ